A genomic stretch from Mya arenaria isolate MELC-2E11 chromosome 10, ASM2691426v1 includes:
- the LOC128206248 gene encoding neo-calmodulin-like isoform X2, producing the protein MSMAALREAVKVGEITDQHLKDIRDTFNLLDTDHDGKLTKSELAKLLRYTGSLKSEAEMEEILAPIDTDHNGSIDYDEFKKYIIEKGILKSLADEVCYEMQDAFNVFDRDKNGYIDKEELKRVLTQVGDKMPEALADEFIKEADLNGDGKIDYAEFCKHMGY; encoded by the exons gtaGGAGAAATAACAGATCAACACCTAAAAG ATATTCGGGACACTTTCAACCTGCTGGACACAGACCACGATGGGAAACTGACCAAGTCCGAACTCGCAAAGCTTCTCAGATACACCGGAAGTCTCAAATCGGAAGCGGAAATGGAGGAAATCCTAGCGCCAATTGATACAGACC ACAATGGGTCTATAGACTACGATGagtttaagaaatatatcattgaaaagGGCATATTGAAATCGCTCGCTGACGAGGTTTGCTATGAGATGCAGGACGCCTTTAATGTGTTTGATAGAGACAAGAACGGGTATATCGATAAGGAGGAGTTGAAAAGGGTGCTTACACAAGTTG GGGACAAGATGCCGGAAGCATTAGCGGATGAGTTCATAAAAGAGGCGGATTTAAATGGTGATGGCAAGATAGATTATGCTG AATTCTGCAAACACATGGGCTACTAG
- the LOC128206248 gene encoding neo-calmodulin-like isoform X3: MSMAALREAVKVGEITDQHLKDIRDTFNLLDTDHDGKLTKSELAKLLRYTGSLKSEAEMEEILAPIDTDHNGSIDYDEFKKYIIEKGILKSLADEVCYEMQDAFNVFDRDKNGYIDKEELKRVLTQVGDKMPEALADEFIKEADLNGDGKIDYAEFCKHMGY, from the exons ATGTCTATGGCAGCTTTAAGAGAAGCGGTAAAG gtaGGAGAAATAACAGATCAACACCTAAAAG ATATTCGGGACACTTTCAACCTGCTGGACACAGACCACGATGGGAAACTGACCAAGTCCGAACTCGCAAAGCTTCTCAGATACACCGGAAGTCTCAAATCGGAAGCGGAAATGGAGGAAATCCTAGCGCCAATTGATACAGACC ACAATGGGTCTATAGACTACGATGagtttaagaaatatatcattgaaaagGGCATATTGAAATCGCTCGCTGACGAGGTTTGCTATGAGATGCAGGACGCCTTTAATGTGTTTGATAGAGACAAGAACGGGTATATCGATAAGGAGGAGTTGAAAAGGGTGCTTACACAAGTTG GGGACAAGATGCCGGAAGCATTAGCGGATGAGTTCATAAAAGAGGCGGATTTAAATGGTGATGGCAAGATAGATTATGCTG AATTCTGCAAACACATGGGCTACTAG
- the LOC128205544 gene encoding calmodulin-like, with protein MEELLAPIDTDHNGSIDYDEFKKYIIEKGILKTLADEVCYEMQDAFNVFDRDKDGYIDKEELKRVLTQVGDRMPEELADEFIKEADINGDGKIDYAEFCKHMGY; from the exons ATGGAGGAACTCTTAGCGCCAATTGATACAGACC ACAATGGCTCTATAGATTACGatgagtttaaaaaatacatcattgaaaaggGCATATTGAAAACGTTGGCTGACGAGGTTTGCTATGAGATGCAGGACGCCTTCAATGTGTTTGATAGAGACAAAGACGGTTACATCGATAAGGAGGAGTTGAAAAGGGTGCTCACACAAGTTG GGGACAGAATGCCGGAAGAATTAGCGGACGAGTTCATAAAAGAGGCCGACATAAATGGCGATGGCAAGATAGATTATGCTG AATTCTGCAAACATATGGGCTACTAG